In a genomic window of Sutcliffiella sp. FSL R7-0096:
- a CDS encoding dUTP diphosphatase produces MNLQKLYDMQRELDEKIESQHGLIKENLVEEKILALLVELGELANETRCFKFWSVKPPAERNVILEEYVDGVHFILSLGLTFGYGEVSRGIAGQAESLTGQFNIVYHLVSIFRNDVSEENYNVLVDSYMQLGEMLGFSWEEVEEAYFAKNKVNHERQEQGY; encoded by the coding sequence ATGAATTTACAGAAGTTATATGACATGCAAAGAGAGCTAGATGAGAAAATTGAATCCCAGCACGGTTTAATAAAAGAGAATTTAGTAGAAGAAAAGATATTGGCCTTGCTTGTGGAGCTTGGTGAACTGGCAAATGAGACTCGATGCTTCAAGTTCTGGAGTGTAAAACCACCTGCTGAACGCAATGTGATCTTAGAAGAATATGTGGACGGGGTGCACTTTATTTTATCTTTGGGACTGACGTTCGGATATGGGGAAGTATCAAGAGGAATTGCCGGGCAAGCGGAGTCCCTAACCGGACAATTCAATATCGTATATCACCTTGTTTCTATATTTAGAAATGATGTTTCCGAAGAGAACTATAACGTATTAGTCGATTCCTATATGCAATTGGGTGAAATGCTAGGCTTCTCGTGGGAGGAAGTGGAGGAAGCCTACTTTGCAAAAAACAAAGTGAATCATGAGCGTCAGGAGCAAGGTTATTAA
- a CDS encoding RNA methyltransferase, with the protein MKHIESIKNNKVKQWKKLQKKKEREQTGTFIIEGFHLVEEALKIDNLVEEIIISEDRSIPKEWDLNHVELIYAVPNVLKEISETETPQGVAAICRIPEENEHTIQPNKKILLLDNVQDPGNVGTMIRTADAAGMDMVILGEGCADLYSSKVIRSTQGSIFHLPIARGDLKSYIKQCKELNTPVYGTSLQNGVPYQEVQPSGTFALILGNEGKGMAQEHLDMTDQNLYIPIHGQSESLNVGVAAGILMYYLRG; encoded by the coding sequence TTGAAACATATAGAATCCATTAAGAATAATAAAGTAAAGCAGTGGAAAAAGCTGCAGAAAAAGAAAGAACGGGAACAAACGGGAACATTTATCATTGAAGGGTTTCATTTGGTGGAAGAGGCATTGAAAATAGACAATCTAGTGGAAGAAATCATTATTTCCGAAGATCGCTCCATTCCAAAAGAATGGGATCTCAACCATGTGGAACTAATCTATGCCGTTCCCAATGTCCTAAAAGAAATTAGTGAGACGGAAACGCCACAAGGAGTCGCAGCAATTTGCCGCATTCCCGAAGAAAATGAACACACTATCCAACCCAATAAAAAAATTCTTTTACTCGATAATGTACAAGATCCGGGAAATGTGGGCACCATGATAAGAACAGCAGATGCTGCGGGAATGGATATGGTGATCTTGGGAGAAGGTTGCGCAGATCTATACAGCTCCAAAGTAATCCGTTCCACACAAGGTTCGATTTTTCACCTGCCGATTGCAAGGGGTGATCTAAAAAGTTACATCAAGCAGTGTAAAGAGCTTAACACACCAGTATACGGAACTTCCTTACAAAACGGTGTACCTTATCAGGAAGTCCAACCATCCGGAACTTTTGCGCTAATTCTTGGGAATGAAGGAAAAGGAATGGCTCAGGAACATCTAGACATGACAGACCAGAACCTATACATCCCGATTCATGGTCAGAGTGAATCCTTAAATGTCGGCGTTGCGGCAGGGATTTTAATGTATTATTTACGCGGATAG
- a CDS encoding sigma-w pathway protein ysdB: MFMILIRLALLALVAFIIYSIFKYLLNPKRKLEIAHEQKNFFLLDQKSNVRKNFLLTYKGVMFEGEKYLGTTDRAFEVISIFIWPKNTEKLQGLKKHDFEFIQNEVRKQYPDALIDWKSPIKEFLKEERG; the protein is encoded by the coding sequence ATGTTTATGATTCTCATTCGTCTTGCTTTACTTGCACTTGTTGCGTTTATTATCTATTCTATTTTCAAGTACCTCCTGAATCCGAAGAGGAAGCTTGAAATCGCACATGAACAGAAGAATTTCTTCCTGTTAGATCAGAAAAGCAACGTGCGTAAGAATTTCCTTCTCACTTACAAAGGCGTCATGTTTGAAGGAGAAAAATATCTAGGCACGACGGACAGGGCATTTGAAGTCATCTCCATTTTTATTTGGCCGAAGAATACGGAAAAGTTACAAGGTCTTAAGAAACATGATTTTGAATTTATCCAAAATGAGGTTCGAAAACAATATCCAGATGCTTTAATCGATTGGAAGAGTCCGATTAAAGAGTTTTTAAAAGAGGAAAGAGGTTAA
- the pheS gene encoding phenylalanine--tRNA ligase subunit alpha encodes MEQRLKELETLAIEQVEQAQDLKQLNEVRVAYLGKKGPITEILKGMGKLSAEERPKMGALANVVRGNVAEKIEAKQAELEKAEVAKKLASETIDVTLPGRPAPTGNPHPLTKVIEEIEDLFLGMGYTITEGPEVETDYYNFEALNLPKDHPARDMQDSFYITDEVLLRTQTSPVQARTMEANKEKGPIKIICPGKVYRRDDDDATHSHQFTQIEGLVIDENISMSDLKGTLETFAKKMFGEDREIRLRPSFFPFTEPSVEIDVTCAKCGGKGCSMCKGTGWIEILGAGMVHPRVLEMSGYDPKKYQGFAFGMGPERIAMLRYGIDDIRHFYTNDQRFVKQFNRV; translated from the coding sequence GTGGAACAACGATTAAAGGAATTAGAGACGCTTGCCATTGAGCAGGTAGAACAAGCGCAAGACTTAAAGCAGTTAAATGAAGTCCGTGTGGCATACCTGGGAAAAAAAGGACCAATCACGGAAATTTTAAAAGGAATGGGTAAGCTTTCTGCAGAAGAGCGCCCGAAAATGGGAGCATTAGCTAACGTTGTTCGTGGAAATGTTGCGGAAAAGATTGAAGCGAAACAAGCTGAGCTTGAGAAAGCGGAGGTAGCGAAGAAGCTTGCCTCTGAAACAATTGATGTAACATTACCTGGCCGTCCGGCTCCAACTGGTAATCCTCATCCGTTGACAAAAGTCATCGAAGAAATCGAAGACCTGTTCTTAGGGATGGGATACACGATCACAGAAGGACCGGAAGTCGAGACGGACTACTACAACTTCGAAGCACTGAACCTACCTAAGGATCACCCTGCTCGCGACATGCAGGATTCTTTTTATATTACAGATGAGGTGCTTTTAAGAACGCAAACTTCCCCTGTTCAAGCGAGAACGATGGAAGCAAACAAAGAAAAGGGACCTATCAAAATCATCTGTCCTGGTAAGGTGTATCGCCGTGATGATGACGATGCGACCCACTCCCACCAGTTCACACAGATTGAAGGGCTTGTTATAGACGAGAACATCAGCATGAGTGACCTTAAGGGAACGCTTGAAACATTTGCGAAAAAGATGTTCGGTGAAGATCGTGAAATCCGTCTCCGCCCTAGCTTCTTCCCGTTCACAGAGCCGTCTGTTGAAATTGACGTGACATGTGCGAAATGTGGAGGAAAAGGCTGCAGCATGTGTAAAGGAACTGGCTGGATTGAAATTCTTGGAGCGGGTATGGTTCATCCACGCGTACTGGAAATGTCCGGTTATGATCCGAAAAAATATCAAGGATTTGCTTTTGGAATGGGACCTGAACGTATTGCGATGCTTCGTTACGGCATTGACGATATCCGCCATTTCTACACGAACGATCAACGTTTCGTGAAGCAATTCAATCGAGTTTAA
- the pheT gene encoding phenylalanine--tRNA ligase subunit beta, with protein MLVSYNWLKDYVNIDDISAEDLAEKITRSGIEVEGVEVLNEGIKGVVVGHVLEKEQHPNADKLNKCQVDLGNGETVQIVCGAKNVDKGQKVAVATVGAVLPGNFKIKRAKLRGEESNGMICSLQELGIGSKLVAKEFSEGIFVFPNEVEVGTDALEYLNRNDKVMELGLTPNRSDALSMLGVAYEVGAILGRDVKWPSTEYEANHEEASDYISVNVDASGDNPLYVAKVVKNVKIGPSPLWMQARLMAAGIRPHNNVVDITNYILLEYGQPLHAFDYDRLDSKEILVRRARKDEKITTLDDAERTLTEDHLVITNGSEPVALAGVMGGANSEVQSDTTTILLESAYFNGVIVRKASKDHGLRSEASARYEKGIDPNRTHEAAERAVALMVKYAGGEVVGGSVEVNTLKVEPAVVTTTVEKINSVLGTSITAAEVKNIFTKLQFEVSEDNESFTVTVPTRRGDITIEEDLVEEVARLYGYDNIPTTLPVSAATPGVLTPYQAKRRKVRRYLEGAGLIQNITYSLTSDERAKQFALEDGKAIRLAMPMSEERSTLRLSIVPHLLEALQHNIARSLPSNAVYEIGSVFIGKDGAVLPEEKERLAGALTGLWQQHPWQGEKKAVDFFVAKGILEGMFSMLGVSETITYTRSEKDGLHPGRTAEILLNGKSIGFIGQLHPEKLNELDLPETYVFELSLTALLGESIGEIQYEAIPRFPSISRDIALVVDRETPAGELEAVIKTTGDSLLKEVQVFDVYEGDKIDASKKSVAFALRYYHPEHTLTDEEVTKVHTKVLQAVEEKYNAVLRS; from the coding sequence ATGTTAGTATCTTACAATTGGTTAAAAGATTACGTTAATATAGATGATATTTCTGCTGAAGACTTGGCAGAGAAGATTACAAGAAGCGGTATTGAAGTAGAAGGCGTAGAAGTGCTGAACGAAGGTATCAAAGGTGTCGTAGTGGGTCACGTCTTAGAAAAGGAACAGCATCCAAATGCGGATAAGTTGAATAAATGCCAGGTGGACCTTGGAAACGGAGAGACTGTACAAATTGTCTGTGGCGCTAAAAATGTAGATAAAGGCCAGAAGGTGGCAGTTGCGACAGTTGGGGCAGTGCTTCCTGGTAATTTTAAAATAAAGCGTGCTAAGCTTCGGGGCGAAGAGTCCAACGGTATGATCTGTTCCCTGCAGGAACTAGGAATTGGTTCTAAGCTTGTTGCCAAAGAATTCTCTGAAGGAATCTTCGTGTTCCCGAATGAGGTGGAAGTTGGTACAGATGCATTAGAATACTTAAACCGCAACGACAAAGTGATGGAGCTTGGCTTAACGCCAAACCGTTCTGATGCACTAAGCATGCTAGGTGTGGCCTATGAAGTGGGCGCAATCCTTGGTCGTGACGTAAAATGGCCTTCCACAGAATATGAAGCAAACCATGAGGAAGCTTCTGACTATATTTCAGTTAATGTGGACGCTTCTGGCGACAACCCTTTATATGTGGCTAAAGTAGTGAAAAACGTGAAAATCGGTCCGTCACCGCTTTGGATGCAAGCTCGCCTCATGGCAGCGGGGATCCGCCCACACAACAATGTGGTCGATATCACGAACTATATTTTATTAGAATACGGTCAGCCATTGCATGCGTTCGACTATGATCGTCTTGACAGCAAAGAAATTCTTGTACGACGTGCTCGCAAGGATGAGAAAATTACGACGCTTGACGATGCTGAGCGTACGTTAACAGAAGACCATCTAGTTATCACTAATGGCTCAGAGCCTGTCGCGCTTGCCGGTGTAATGGGTGGAGCGAATTCAGAGGTCCAATCTGACACCACGACAATCCTGTTGGAGTCCGCATACTTTAACGGAGTAATTGTCAGAAAAGCTTCTAAGGACCACGGCCTTCGTAGTGAAGCAAGTGCCCGCTATGAAAAAGGTATCGATCCGAACCGCACTCATGAAGCTGCAGAAAGAGCAGTTGCACTAATGGTAAAATATGCTGGCGGTGAAGTGGTCGGTGGTTCTGTGGAAGTAAACACCCTAAAAGTTGAACCTGCTGTTGTGACTACTACTGTAGAAAAAATAAATTCTGTACTGGGAACTTCCATCACTGCCGCGGAAGTGAAAAATATTTTCACAAAGCTTCAATTCGAAGTATCAGAAGACAATGAGAGCTTCACAGTAACGGTACCAACCCGTCGTGGGGATATCACGATTGAGGAGGACTTAGTGGAGGAAGTTGCTCGTCTTTACGGATACGACAACATCCCGACGACATTGCCTGTAAGTGCAGCAACTCCCGGTGTGTTGACACCATATCAAGCAAAGCGTCGTAAAGTCCGCCGTTACTTGGAGGGTGCTGGTCTGATCCAAAACATTACGTACTCTTTGACAAGCGATGAGCGCGCAAAGCAATTTGCCCTTGAAGATGGAAAAGCGATTCGCCTTGCGATGCCGATGAGTGAAGAAAGAAGCACGCTGCGTCTAAGCATAGTGCCGCATCTTCTGGAAGCTCTTCAGCACAATATCGCACGTTCCTTACCATCGAACGCGGTATATGAAATCGGCTCTGTATTCATCGGAAAAGATGGTGCTGTTTTGCCTGAGGAAAAAGAACGTCTTGCTGGTGCCCTAACAGGACTTTGGCAGCAACACCCATGGCAAGGAGAGAAAAAAGCGGTCGATTTCTTTGTAGCAAAAGGAATCCTAGAAGGCATGTTCTCCATGCTTGGTGTGAGTGAAACGATTACTTACACCCGCTCTGAAAAAGACGGCTTACACCCGGGACGTACAGCGGAAATCTTACTGAACGGAAAAAGCATTGGTTTCATAGGACAGCTTCACCCTGAAAAGTTGAATGAACTAGACTTACCTGAAACATATGTGTTCGAGCTATCCTTAACAGCACTTCTTGGAGAGAGTATCGGAGAAATCCAATACGAAGCAATCCCTCGTTTCCCATCCATCAGCCGCGATATCGCGTTAGTAGTGGATCGTGAAACTCCAGCTGGTGAACTAGAAGCAGTCATCAAGACGACAGGTGATTCCCTTCTAAAAGAAGTACAGGTATTTGACGTCTACGAAGGTGACAAAATCGACGCATCCAAAAAATCAGTCGCTTTTGCCTTACGTTACTACCACCCAGAACACACACTAACGGACGAAGAAGTAACAAAAGTCCACACAAAAGTGCTTCAAGCAGTCGAAGAAAAATACAATGCGGTATTGAGAAGCTAA
- the sspI gene encoding small acid-soluble spore protein SspI — MNLNLRHAIRQNVEGNSQDQLRETILDAINKGEEKMLPGLGVLFEVIWENSSEQDKAEMLSTLEDGLK; from the coding sequence ATGAATTTAAATTTACGTCATGCGATTCGTCAGAATGTGGAAGGAAATTCTCAAGACCAGCTTAGAGAAACAATCTTAGATGCCATCAATAAAGGTGAGGAAAAAATGCTTCCAGGTTTGGGCGTGTTGTTTGAAGTGATTTGGGAGAATTCTTCTGAGCAGGACAAAGCTGAAATGCTCTCAACTTTAGAGGATGGATTGAAATAG
- a CDS encoding M42 family metallopeptidase, protein MTKLDETLAMLKDLTDAKGIPGNEKEPRDVMKKYITPFADEVFTDGLGSLIAKKIGKADGPKVMVAGHLDEVGFMITHIDDRGFLRFQTVGGWWSQVMLAQRVTIVTSKGDVTGVIGSKPPHILPPEARKKPVDIKDMFIDIGASSREEAQEWGVRPGDQVVPYFEFTVMNNEKMLLAKAWDNRIGCAIAIDVLKQLKDADHPNVVYGVGTVQEEVGLRGAKTSANLIQPDIGFGVDVGIAGDTPGVTEKEALSKMGKGPQIILYDASMISHKGLRDFVTGVADEMEIPYQFDSVAGGGTDSGAIHLTAQGVPALSITIATRYIHSHAAMLHRDDYENAVKLIAEVIKKLDADTVSRLTFD, encoded by the coding sequence ATGACAAAGCTAGATGAAACATTAGCAATGTTGAAAGATCTAACAGATGCCAAGGGTATTCCCGGCAACGAAAAAGAACCACGCGACGTAATGAAAAAATACATAACGCCATTTGCTGATGAAGTATTCACCGACGGATTGGGAAGCTTAATCGCGAAAAAAATCGGTAAAGCGGACGGTCCAAAAGTAATGGTGGCAGGACACTTGGACGAAGTGGGCTTCATGATCACCCATATCGATGACCGCGGATTCCTTCGCTTCCAAACAGTTGGCGGCTGGTGGTCCCAAGTAATGCTTGCACAACGAGTTACAATCGTGACTTCTAAAGGTGACGTAACAGGTGTGATCGGTTCCAAACCGCCACACATCCTGCCTCCGGAAGCGCGCAAAAAGCCGGTTGATATCAAGGACATGTTCATCGATATCGGTGCATCTAGCCGTGAAGAAGCACAAGAATGGGGAGTGCGCCCCGGCGACCAGGTTGTTCCTTACTTCGAATTCACTGTAATGAACAACGAAAAAATGTTGCTTGCAAAAGCGTGGGATAACCGCATCGGCTGTGCCATCGCCATTGACGTATTGAAGCAGTTGAAAGACGCAGACCACCCGAACGTCGTGTACGGAGTAGGTACAGTGCAGGAAGAAGTCGGCTTACGTGGTGCGAAAACTTCCGCTAACCTTATCCAACCTGACATTGGATTTGGTGTGGACGTGGGTATCGCAGGAGACACTCCAGGCGTGACAGAAAAAGAAGCACTAAGCAAAATGGGGAAAGGCCCACAAATCATCCTTTATGATGCATCTATGATCTCCCATAAAGGATTACGCGATTTTGTAACAGGTGTAGCCGACGAAATGGAAATTCCATATCAATTCGACTCTGTTGCAGGAGGCGGAACAGACTCCGGTGCCATCCACCTGACAGCTCAAGGTGTACCTGCACTATCCATCACCATCGCAACACGCTACATCCACTCTCACGCAGCAATGCTACACCGCGATGACTACGAAAACGCGGTGAAATTGATTGCAGAAGTGATCAAGAAGTTGGATGCTGATACGGTAAGCAGATTGACGTTTGATTGA